The following proteins are encoded in a genomic region of Oncorhynchus masou masou isolate Uvic2021 chromosome 32, UVic_Omas_1.1, whole genome shotgun sequence:
- the LOC135525588 gene encoding S-antigen protein-like: MRNGGLRDRAEEEYHQVRNGGLGDRAEDEDHQVRNGGLSDRAEDEDNQVRNGGLGDRAEDEDNQVRNRGLRDRREDEDNQVRNRGLRDRREDEDNQVRNRGLRDRREDEDNQVRNGGLRDRAEDEDNQVRNGGLGDRAEDEDNQVRNRGLRDRHEEANQMRNRGLRDRAEDEENQVRNGGLRDRAEDEDN, translated from the coding sequence ATGAGGAACGGAGGCCTAAGGGACAGGGCAGAGGAGGAGTACCACCAGGTGAGGAACGGAGGCCTAGGGGACAGGGCAGAGGATGAGGACCACCAGGTGAGGAACGGAGGCCTCAGTGACAGGGCAGAGGATgaggacaaccaggtgaggaacgGAGGCCTAGGGGACAGGGCAGAGGATgaggacaaccaggtgaggaacaGAGGCCTAAGGGACAGGCGTGAGGATgaggacaaccaggtgaggaacaGAGGCCTAAGGGACAGGCGTGAGGATgaggacaaccaggtgaggaacaGAGGCCTAAGGGACAGGCGTGAGGATgaggacaaccaggtgaggaacgGAGGCCTAAGGGACAGGGCAGAGGATgaggacaaccaggtgaggaacgGAGGCCTAGGGGACAGGGCAGAGGATgaggacaaccaggtgaggaacaGAGGCCTAAGGGACAGGCATGAGGAGGCAAACCAGATGAGGAACAGAGGCCTAAGGGACAGGGCAGAGGATGAGGAAAACCAGGTGAGGAATGGAGGCCTCAGGGACAGGGCAGAGGATGAGGACAACTAG